The following proteins come from a genomic window of Oricola thermophila:
- the murB gene encoding UDP-N-acetylmuramate dehydrogenase, giving the protein MTAVDGNALLERLSGKLDGIRGRLTPNAPMDQITWFRTGGPAELLFQPADEDDLSAFLKVLPEDVPVTVVGVGSNLLVRDGGIPGVVVRLSARGFGQAEVVSENRIRAGAAIPDKRLAAAALEAGIGGFHFYHGIPGSIGGALRMNAGANGVETRARVIEVHAVDRQGNRVTLSNDEMGYSYRHSSAPKDLVFTAAVFEGFPEDSATIRAEMDAVQHHRETVQPIKEKTGGSTFKNPEGTSAWKEVDRAGCRGLTIGGAQMSPMHCNFMINTGTATSHDLETLGETVRARVLENSGVRLEWEIKRIGLFRPGQEVQEFLGRMI; this is encoded by the coding sequence ATGACGGCAGTCGACGGAAATGCATTGCTGGAACGCCTTTCCGGCAAGCTCGACGGCATCCGCGGGCGGCTTACGCCCAATGCGCCGATGGACCAGATCACCTGGTTCCGCACGGGCGGCCCGGCCGAACTGCTGTTCCAGCCGGCGGATGAAGACGATCTCTCGGCCTTCCTGAAGGTGCTGCCGGAGGATGTGCCGGTCACTGTCGTCGGCGTTGGCTCCAACCTGCTGGTGCGCGACGGCGGCATTCCCGGAGTTGTCGTCCGGCTCTCGGCAAGGGGGTTCGGCCAGGCGGAGGTCGTATCGGAGAACCGGATTCGCGCAGGCGCGGCGATACCCGACAAGCGGCTGGCGGCTGCCGCGCTGGAGGCGGGGATCGGCGGCTTCCATTTCTACCATGGCATTCCCGGCAGCATCGGCGGGGCGCTGCGAATGAATGCCGGGGCAAACGGCGTCGAGACGCGCGCGCGCGTCATCGAGGTCCATGCCGTCGACCGGCAGGGCAACAGGGTAACGCTGTCGAACGACGAGATGGGCTATTCCTATCGCCATTCCTCGGCGCCGAAGGACCTGGTCTTCACAGCCGCTGTGTTTGAAGGCTTCCCGGAGGATTCGGCGACGATCAGGGCCGAGATGGATGCCGTGCAACACCATCGCGAGACTGTTCAGCCGATCAAGGAAAAGACCGGTGGCTCGACCTTCAAGAATCCCGAAGGAACGTCGGCCTGGAAGGAAGTCGACAGGGCGGGATGCCGCGGCCTGACGATAGGCGGAGCGCAAATGAGTCCCATGCACTGCAACTTCATGATCAACACCGGCACGGCGACGAGTCACGACCTGGAGACATTGGGCGAGACGGTGCGCGCACGCGTGCTGGAAAATTCCGGCGTTCGGCTCGAATGGGAGATCAAGCGGATCGGCCTGTTCAGGCCGGGACAGGAAGTCCAGGAATTCCTGGGGCGCATGATCTAG
- the murG gene encoding undecaprenyldiphospho-muramoylpentapeptide beta-N-acetylglucosaminyltransferase yields MGARRGTILIAAGGTGGHLFPAEALAHELKARGWSVPLATDARAARYADRFPEDKLHVIESATPSGKNPAKLVGAVWSLIKGWMQSKALLNLLRPKAVVGFGGYPTVPPLFAAAGRFPTLVHEQNAVMGRANRMLASRVTAIAGGFLAADGPFREKIVETGNPVRPAVIAVSHVPYVEPTKTGPVRLVVFGGSQGARFFSDMIPEAVALMPADLRERLEIVQQARPEDEARVKARYRELGVSAEVAAFFSDLPDRIAKAHLVMSRSGASTVSEIAAIGRPAVLVPYPHALDHDQAANAAALEAAGGALVQRQAALDPQAIATLLTELLSDPDRLGAMAAAARKAGKPEATALLADLVEAIATGQTPGAFKAR; encoded by the coding sequence ATGGGCGCGAGGCGAGGCACAATACTGATTGCGGCAGGTGGGACGGGTGGCCATCTTTTCCCGGCGGAGGCGCTTGCCCACGAACTGAAGGCGCGGGGCTGGTCGGTGCCACTGGCAACCGATGCACGCGCAGCGCGCTATGCTGATCGCTTTCCGGAGGACAAGCTGCATGTAATCGAGTCGGCAACGCCATCGGGAAAGAATCCTGCGAAGCTGGTCGGTGCGGTCTGGAGCCTGATCAAGGGCTGGATGCAGTCAAAGGCCCTGCTGAACCTGCTCAGACCGAAAGCCGTGGTAGGTTTCGGCGGCTATCCCACGGTGCCTCCGTTGTTCGCGGCGGCAGGTCGTTTCCCCACGTTGGTGCATGAGCAAAATGCGGTCATGGGGCGGGCCAACCGGATGCTCGCCAGTCGTGTCACCGCCATAGCAGGAGGTTTCCTGGCGGCGGACGGTCCATTCCGTGAAAAGATCGTCGAAACAGGCAATCCCGTAAGGCCGGCCGTTATCGCGGTGTCGCATGTGCCTTATGTAGAGCCGACGAAAACCGGCCCTGTCAGGCTGGTGGTGTTCGGGGGGAGCCAAGGAGCGCGCTTCTTTTCCGACATGATCCCCGAGGCTGTCGCGCTGATGCCCGCTGACCTGCGCGAACGCCTGGAAATCGTCCAGCAGGCGCGGCCGGAGGACGAGGCACGGGTCAAGGCACGGTACAGAGAACTCGGTGTTTCTGCGGAGGTTGCGGCCTTCTTCTCGGATTTGCCGGATCGTATCGCAAAAGCCCATCTTGTCATGTCGCGGTCCGGGGCCTCGACGGTCTCGGAAATAGCAGCCATCGGCAGGCCTGCCGTGCTGGTGCCATATCCGCATGCGCTCGATCACGATCAGGCCGCCAATGCGGCGGCCCTGGAGGCTGCCGGCGGGGCATTAGTACAGCGCCAGGCGGCGCTCGATCCGCAGGCCATAGCGACGCTTCTGACGGAATTGCTGAGCGATCCAGATCGCCTCGGGGCGATGGCCGCCGCCGCGCGCAAGGCGGGCAAGCCGGAGGCCACCGCCTTGCTTGCCGATCTGGTAGAGGCTATTGCGACAGGTCAAACTCCGGGCGCCTTCAAGGCGCGCTGA
- the murC gene encoding UDP-N-acetylmuramate--L-alanine ligase encodes MKMPQNIGLVHFVGIGGIGMSGIAEVLHNLGYKVQGSDQADNANVQRLKAKGIEVFIGHSPDNLGEAEVVVVSTAIKADNPELVAAREKLLPIVRRAEMLAEIMRFRNAVAIGGTHGKTTTTSMVATLLDAGGLDPTVINGGIINAYGTNARMGEGEWMVVEADESDGTFLKLPADVAVVTNIDPEHLDHYGSFDKVREAFRQFVENVPFYGFGVMCIDHPEVQALVSRIVDRRIVTYGENPQADVRFMNLRMDGATSVFDVTIRDRKTDAVTEIRELRLPMPGRHNVSNATAAIAVAHEFGMDAEAIKRGLLSFGGVKRRFTPTGTWNGVHIFDDYGHHPVEIKAVLHAARAAAGDGQVIAVMQPHRYSRLHDLFDDFAACFNEAETVLVAPVYAAGEKPIEGVGSAELVSRMKAGGHRDARLIDGPDAVAPVIREIARPGDFVIFLGAGNITQWAYALPTELGGEPAS; translated from the coding sequence ATGAAGATGCCGCAGAACATCGGCCTTGTGCATTTTGTCGGTATCGGCGGCATCGGGATGAGCGGTATCGCCGAGGTGCTGCATAATCTCGGATACAAGGTGCAGGGGTCCGACCAGGCGGACAATGCCAATGTCCAGCGGTTGAAGGCAAAGGGGATAGAGGTCTTCATCGGTCATTCACCGGACAATCTCGGCGAAGCCGAGGTCGTCGTAGTGTCGACGGCAATCAAGGCCGACAATCCGGAACTCGTCGCCGCGCGCGAGAAGTTGTTGCCCATCGTGCGGCGAGCCGAGATGCTGGCGGAGATCATGCGGTTCCGCAATGCCGTGGCCATAGGCGGGACGCACGGCAAGACGACAACCACCTCGATGGTGGCAACGCTGCTGGATGCCGGCGGGCTTGATCCGACCGTCATAAATGGCGGTATCATCAACGCCTACGGAACCAATGCGCGCATGGGCGAGGGCGAGTGGATGGTGGTCGAGGCCGACGAGAGCGATGGGACCTTTCTGAAGCTACCTGCCGACGTGGCGGTCGTGACGAATATCGACCCCGAGCATCTCGATCATTACGGATCCTTCGACAAGGTGCGCGAGGCATTCCGCCAGTTCGTGGAGAACGTTCCGTTCTACGGGTTCGGCGTGATGTGCATCGACCACCCGGAAGTTCAGGCACTGGTCTCCAGGATCGTCGACCGGCGCATCGTCACCTATGGCGAGAACCCGCAGGCGGACGTGCGTTTCATGAACCTGCGCATGGACGGTGCGACATCGGTGTTCGACGTGACGATCCGTGATCGCAAGACCGACGCGGTGACGGAGATCCGCGAGCTGAGGCTGCCGATGCCCGGGCGGCACAACGTGTCGAATGCGACGGCTGCAATCGCCGTGGCGCACGAGTTCGGAATGGATGCGGAGGCAATCAAGCGGGGGCTTCTTTCCTTCGGCGGTGTCAAGCGGCGCTTCACCCCCACAGGCACCTGGAACGGAGTGCACATATTCGACGACTACGGCCACCATCCCGTCGAGATCAAGGCGGTCCTTCATGCCGCGCGTGCGGCCGCGGGCGACGGGCAGGTGATCGCGGTCATGCAGCCGCATCGATATTCCCGCCTGCATGATCTGTTCGATGACTTCGCGGCGTGTTTCAACGAAGCAGAAACCGTGCTGGTTGCGCCGGTCTACGCGGCGGGCGAGAAGCCGATCGAGGGCGTGGGTTCGGCCGAACTGGTGTCACGGATGAAGGCTGGTGGGCATCGTGACGCGCGCCTGATCGACGGGCCTGACGCTGTTGCGCCCGTCATTCGCGAAATCGCGCGGCCCGGCGATTTCGTCATATTCCTCGGCGCGGGCAATATCACCCAGTGGGCCTATGCGTTGCCGACGGAACTCGGAGGCGAGCCGGCCTCATGA
- a CDS encoding D-alanine--D-alanine ligase: MADRARKHVVVLMGGFSSERPVSLMSGNACADELERCGYRVTRLDVGHDVAQKLAEIRPDVAFNALHGPFGEDGTIQGILEYMEIPYTHSGVLASAITMNKDMAKRVAKSHGIPVAESKTMNRHDFTSSHPMRPPYVVKPVSEGSSFGVVIVKEDQPHPPQVITSDEWKYGDTVMVERYVHGRELTCAVMGNVALGVTEIIPQGHQFYDYDSKYAEGGSNHVCPAEISPNIYQTITKLALKAHQAFGCRGVTRSDFRYDDRFSPNGEVIWLEINTQPGMTATSLVPELALYAGHSFGELLSWMVEDASCLR; this comes from the coding sequence ATGGCCGATCGCGCGCGAAAACATGTCGTGGTTCTTATGGGCGGCTTTTCGTCCGAACGGCCCGTGAGCCTGATGTCGGGCAATGCATGTGCCGACGAGCTCGAGCGTTGCGGTTACAGGGTTACGCGCCTCGATGTCGGACACGACGTGGCGCAGAAGCTGGCCGAGATCAGGCCGGACGTCGCGTTCAATGCGCTGCACGGTCCGTTCGGCGAGGACGGGACGATCCAGGGAATCCTCGAATACATGGAAATTCCCTACACCCATTCGGGCGTTCTGGCCTCCGCGATCACGATGAACAAGGACATGGCCAAGCGGGTGGCGAAGAGCCATGGAATTCCCGTGGCCGAGTCGAAGACGATGAACCGGCACGATTTCACCTCGAGCCATCCGATGCGGCCGCCATACGTCGTCAAGCCGGTGTCGGAAGGCTCCAGCTTCGGCGTCGTGATCGTCAAGGAGGACCAGCCGCATCCGCCGCAAGTCATCACTTCCGACGAGTGGAAGTACGGCGATACCGTGATGGTCGAGCGCTATGTTCACGGCCGCGAACTGACCTGTGCCGTGATGGGCAATGTGGCGCTTGGCGTGACCGAGATCATTCCGCAGGGGCACCAGTTCTACGACTACGATTCGAAATACGCGGAAGGCGGATCAAATCACGTCTGTCCGGCGGAAATTTCACCAAATATTTACCAAACAATAACCAAGCTGGCGCTCAAAGCTCATCAGGCGTTTGGGTGCCGGGGCGTGACGCGTTCGGACTTCCGCTACGATGATCGCTTTTCCCCGAATGGGGAGGTGATCTGGTTGGAAATCAACACCCAGCCCGGGATGACGGCGACATCGCTTGTTCCCGAACTGGCCTTGTATGCCGGGCATTCCTTCGGCGAGCTCTTGAGTTGGATGGTGGAGGACGCATCTTGTTTGCGTTGA
- a CDS encoding PaaI family thioesterase, which translates to MPDMLETGRRILADQPFSALLGTELTRFDNQGAELRLALRNEHRQQHGFAHGGVVSYLADNALTFAGGSVLGDAVTLEMKINYIRPAVGQVLVARAEVVSAGKMQAVCRCDVFAVKDGEERLCAAAQGTIFPVRGG; encoded by the coding sequence ATGCCCGACATGCTGGAGACCGGTCGCAGGATCCTCGCCGATCAGCCATTCAGCGCGCTGTTGGGAACCGAACTGACCCGGTTCGACAATCAGGGCGCCGAATTGCGCCTCGCACTGCGCAATGAACACCGCCAGCAGCATGGCTTCGCGCATGGCGGCGTGGTCTCCTACCTGGCCGACAATGCGCTCACATTTGCCGGCGGCTCGGTACTCGGAGACGCCGTCACTCTGGAAATGAAGATCAACTACATCCGTCCGGCCGTGGGCCAGGTCCTGGTTGCTCGGGCGGAGGTGGTGTCGGCGGGGAAAATGCAGGCGGTATGCCGCTGCGACGTGTTCGCGGTGAAAGACGGCGAAGAAAGGCTTTGCGCGGCCGCCCAGGGCACGATTTTCCCCGTAAGGGGCGGATAG
- the mraY gene encoding phospho-N-acetylmuramoyl-pentapeptide-transferase, translated as MFYWLTEFSDQFQLFNLFRYITFRTGAALITSAFIVFLFGPRIISALRIRQGKGQPIRADGPQTHFKKAGTPTMGGLMMLCGITGSALLWGNLTSVYVWVVLLVTLGFGLIGLYDDYLKVTKQNDKGFSGRARLIIEFIIAGMATYIIMRVGNSPFSSSLTFPFFKDWLLNLGWFFIPFGAFVIVGAGNAVNLTDGLDGLAIVPIMIAASSFGIIAYLSGNAIFAEYLQIHFVPGTGELSVILGAVIGAGLGFLWFNAPPAAIFMGDTGSLALGGLIGTTAVATKHEIVMAIIGGLFVVEALSVIIQVAYFKMTGRRVFLMAPIHHHYEKKGWTESQIVIRFWIIAVILALIGLSTLKLR; from the coding sequence GTTCTACTGGCTGACGGAGTTTTCCGATCAATTCCAGCTCTTCAATCTGTTTCGATACATAACCTTCCGCACCGGCGCCGCGCTGATCACATCGGCCTTCATCGTCTTCCTATTCGGTCCGCGGATCATCTCGGCGCTTCGCATCCGCCAGGGCAAGGGCCAGCCGATCCGCGCGGACGGGCCGCAAACCCATTTCAAGAAAGCCGGCACGCCGACGATGGGCGGGCTGATGATGCTGTGCGGCATCACGGGGTCGGCGCTGCTGTGGGGCAACCTGACCAGCGTCTATGTCTGGGTTGTCCTGCTGGTCACCCTCGGTTTCGGGCTGATCGGGCTGTACGACGACTACCTGAAGGTGACGAAGCAAAACGACAAGGGGTTCTCCGGCCGGGCACGCCTCATCATAGAGTTCATTATCGCCGGCATGGCGACATACATCATCATGCGGGTCGGCAATTCGCCTTTTTCCTCAAGCCTGACCTTTCCCTTCTTCAAGGACTGGCTCCTCAACCTCGGATGGTTCTTCATTCCCTTTGGCGCTTTCGTGATCGTCGGTGCCGGCAATGCGGTCAATCTCACTGACGGGCTGGATGGGCTGGCGATCGTGCCGATCATGATCGCTGCATCCTCCTTCGGCATAATCGCCTATCTCTCGGGCAATGCCATCTTTGCCGAGTATCTCCAGATACATTTCGTGCCGGGCACAGGCGAACTCTCGGTCATTCTCGGCGCGGTCATCGGTGCCGGGCTGGGATTCCTCTGGTTCAATGCGCCGCCCGCGGCCATATTCATGGGCGATACCGGCTCGCTGGCGCTGGGCGGGCTGATCGGCACGACGGCCGTGGCGACCAAGCACGAGATCGTCATGGCCATAATCGGCGGCCTGTTCGTCGTCGAGGCGCTGTCCGTCATCATCCAGGTCGCCTATTTCAAGATGACCGGTCGGCGCGTGTTCCTGATGGCGCCGATACATCACCACTACGAGAAGAAGGGCTGGACGGAGAGCCAGATCGTGATCCGTTTCTGGATCATTGCGGTCATCCTGGCGCTGATCGGCCTTTCCACGCTGAAGCTCAGATGA
- a CDS encoding MATE family efflux transporter, with amino-acid sequence MANGIKFLGSRDRSASGENGTPAEMGWGGHLRATMVLGIPLVGAQLGLMLINTTDTVMLGWYSVEALAAAVLATPLFFTVMIFGSGFSQAVMPIAAQAEGKGDVRGVRRAVRMGLWVALSYSAVVMVPLWHTEDILLAFGQEPAIAALAGDYMRIAQWAMFPTLVAHGLRAFLSAIERPRIIFWSTVAGVVLNGLLNWALIFGNWGAPELGVRGAAFASLGTTTLTLIILVAYVTFNRRASEYEILARFWRADWPDLLEVLRVGLPIAITILAEVGIFVCSSLMMGWLGVVPLAAHGIAIQLASISFMVPMGMSQAATVRVGRAFGRGDAVALNRAAGTVMAVCIAFSAISGLLFWTIPESLISLFLDNSKPEAPHVIAYAVPLLMIAALFQLFDGAQVAGAGLLRGLKDTRVPMWLAIGSYWAVGFTLAYGLGFVADLGGIGVWCGLAAGLGFAAVTMNVRFVILRPRA; translated from the coding sequence ATGGCAAACGGTATCAAGTTCCTGGGCAGCCGCGACCGGTCCGCTTCCGGCGAAAACGGCACCCCGGCCGAAATGGGCTGGGGCGGGCATCTGCGCGCGACCATGGTGCTCGGCATTCCGCTGGTCGGGGCGCAACTCGGCCTGATGCTCATCAATACCACCGATACCGTCATGCTGGGCTGGTACTCCGTAGAGGCGCTTGCCGCGGCGGTGCTCGCGACGCCGTTGTTCTTCACGGTGATGATCTTCGGTTCGGGATTCAGCCAGGCGGTCATGCCGATTGCCGCCCAGGCGGAGGGCAAGGGTGATGTTCGCGGGGTGCGCCGTGCGGTGCGCATGGGACTCTGGGTGGCATTGTCCTATTCGGCCGTCGTCATGGTTCCGCTGTGGCACACGGAGGACATATTGCTCGCCTTCGGCCAGGAACCCGCAATCGCCGCGCTCGCGGGTGACTACATGCGCATCGCGCAGTGGGCCATGTTCCCGACACTTGTCGCGCATGGATTGCGCGCCTTTCTGTCCGCCATCGAGCGACCGCGCATCATCTTCTGGTCCACGGTGGCCGGGGTGGTGCTGAACGGGCTTCTCAACTGGGCGCTGATTTTCGGCAACTGGGGTGCACCGGAACTCGGCGTGCGCGGTGCGGCATTCGCCTCGCTGGGGACAACGACGCTCACCCTGATCATCCTCGTGGCCTATGTGACATTCAATCGGCGGGCCTCGGAGTACGAAATCCTTGCCCGCTTCTGGCGCGCGGACTGGCCGGATCTCCTCGAGGTGTTGCGGGTGGGCCTGCCGATCGCGATCACGATCCTGGCCGAGGTCGGCATTTTCGTCTGTTCCTCGCTGATGATGGGCTGGCTCGGCGTGGTGCCGCTTGCCGCGCACGGAATCGCGATTCAACTGGCCTCGATATCCTTCATGGTTCCGATGGGCATGTCGCAGGCGGCGACCGTTCGCGTCGGGCGGGCATTCGGGCGCGGCGATGCTGTGGCGCTCAACCGGGCAGCAGGCACAGTGATGGCGGTCTGTATCGCGTTCTCCGCGATCAGCGGGCTCCTGTTCTGGACAATTCCCGAATCGCTGATCAGTCTCTTCCTCGACAACTCTAAGCCCGAGGCCCCCCATGTCATCGCCTATGCTGTGCCGCTGCTCATGATTGCAGCCCTGTTCCAGCTTTTCGACGGTGCGCAGGTCGCCGGAGCGGGGCTGTTGCGCGGCCTCAAGGATACCAGGGTGCCGATGTGGCTTGCGATAGGGAGCTACTGGGCGGTGGGGTTCACGCTCGCATACGGGCTCGGATTCGTGGCGGACCTGGGCGGTATCGGGGTCTGGTGCGGGCTGGCCGCCGGACTGGGATTCGCCGCCGTAACCATGAACGTCCGGTTCGTGATCCTGCGCCCACGGGCATGA
- the murD gene encoding UDP-N-acetylmuramoyl-L-alanine--D-glutamate ligase, with amino-acid sequence MNRVTTAKNKRIALFGLGGSGLATARALAAGGARITCWDDNPESVAKATAEGIVTGNLHEFDWSSADSLVLAPGVPLTHPKPHWVVDLARNAGVEVIGDVELFCRERRALAPTAPFIAITGTNGKSTTTALIAHILRTAGRDVQLGGNIGTPVLELEPPAANRYHVVECSSYQIDLSPSLDPSIGVLLNLSPDHLDRHGSMENYAAIKARLLQGADYAICGIDDEHSRRIAIGLEDGGSRIETISVSGAGKTLDLSAASSLRGDHNLQNALAAKAACKALGLGEDEILTGLNSFPGLAHRMQIVARCGRTVFVNDSKATNADAAAKSLSSFSSIHWIAGGLPKEGGIEALRPLFGRVEKAYLIGEAAPAFAATLGDTVPYEISGTLEAAVGHAAEGAAASDAGEPVVLLAPAAASFDQFRNFEKRGEAFVNAVMALKGIEASPTAQPGDDA; translated from the coding sequence ATGAACCGGGTTACCACCGCCAAGAACAAGCGCATCGCCCTGTTCGGACTCGGCGGGTCCGGATTGGCGACGGCGCGCGCACTTGCCGCGGGCGGAGCGAGGATCACCTGTTGGGACGACAACCCCGAGAGCGTGGCAAAGGCTACGGCAGAGGGTATCGTGACCGGCAATCTGCACGAATTCGACTGGTCTTCCGCGGACAGCCTTGTGCTCGCGCCCGGCGTGCCGCTGACCCACCCGAAACCGCACTGGGTCGTCGATCTTGCACGCAACGCCGGCGTGGAAGTCATCGGTGACGTGGAGCTTTTCTGCCGCGAGCGCCGGGCGCTCGCGCCGACGGCACCGTTTATCGCGATCACCGGCACAAACGGAAAGTCGACGACCACGGCACTGATCGCGCATATTCTGAGGACGGCCGGGCGCGATGTCCAACTCGGAGGGAACATCGGCACGCCGGTCCTGGAATTGGAGCCGCCGGCGGCGAACCGCTACCATGTCGTCGAATGTTCATCCTACCAGATCGATCTTTCTCCCTCACTTGATCCGAGCATCGGCGTGTTGCTCAACTTGTCGCCCGATCATCTCGACCGTCACGGGTCGATGGAGAACTACGCGGCGATCAAGGCACGGCTGCTGCAAGGCGCCGACTATGCGATTTGCGGAATCGACGACGAGCATTCGCGCCGGATCGCGATCGGACTTGAGGACGGTGGTTCCCGTATCGAAACGATTTCGGTAAGCGGCGCCGGAAAAACGCTCGACCTGTCTGCCGCGTCCTCGCTGCGTGGCGACCACAATCTGCAGAACGCGCTGGCAGCGAAAGCGGCATGCAAGGCGCTCGGGTTGGGCGAGGACGAAATCCTGACCGGGCTAAACAGTTTCCCGGGGCTTGCCCACCGCATGCAGATCGTGGCGCGGTGCGGGCGGACGGTCTTCGTCAACGACTCAAAGGCGACGAATGCTGATGCAGCGGCAAAGTCGCTTTCGAGCTTCTCGTCAATCCACTGGATCGCCGGCGGCCTGCCGAAAGAAGGCGGCATCGAGGCGCTTCGACCGCTGTTCGGGCGCGTCGAGAAAGCATACCTGATCGGCGAGGCAGCGCCTGCGTTTGCAGCGACTCTGGGCGATACGGTGCCCTACGAGATTTCGGGTACGCTGGAAGCAGCCGTCGGTCACGCCGCCGAAGGGGCGGCGGCCTCGGATGCCGGGGAGCCGGTGGTGCTCCTGGCTCCGGCGGCGGCGAGCTTCGACCAGTTCCGGAACTTCGAAAAACGTGGTGAAGCCTTTGTTAATGCGGTGATGGCATTGAAGGGGATTGAAGCTTCGCCGACGGCGCAACCGGGGGACGACGCATAA
- the ftsW gene encoding putative lipid II flippase FtsW produces the protein MYNRSDRSAVAEWWWTIDRWFLAAFITLIGFGVVLSFAASPAVAERIGLDTFHFVERHALFLVPAIGVMIGVSFLDQRQIRRLALVVLLVSVALMIVALFFGVEVKGSRRWVRLFGLSLQPSEFMKPAFVILCAWLFAEAERRPGIPGSLIAMILFGAMATLLVAQPDLGQTVLLAGTWGAMFFIAGLSWLWIMVLGGIAAGGMAGAYFAFPHVAARINRFLTGEGDTFQVDTGREAIIRGGWFGQGPGEGSVKRILPDSHTDFIFSVLAEEFGIVLCGVLVAVFAFIVLRGLMRAMRDRDPFQRFAVSGLVILIGLQSTINIAVNLQLMPAKGMTLPFVSYGGSSMIAVAMTAGMVLALTRRRPESRAGRVQFHSATRFRPAV, from the coding sequence ATGTACAATCGAAGTGACCGTAGCGCTGTGGCGGAGTGGTGGTGGACCATCGACCGCTGGTTCCTCGCAGCGTTCATTACTCTAATCGGTTTCGGGGTCGTGCTGTCATTCGCCGCCAGCCCGGCGGTGGCGGAACGCATCGGTCTCGATACATTTCATTTCGTCGAGCGGCATGCGTTGTTCCTCGTGCCGGCCATTGGCGTGATGATTGGCGTGTCCTTCCTCGACCAGCGGCAGATACGCAGGCTCGCCCTGGTCGTGCTGCTCGTTTCCGTGGCTTTGATGATCGTTGCGTTGTTCTTCGGCGTCGAGGTCAAGGGATCGCGACGCTGGGTGCGCCTCTTCGGCCTTTCCCTGCAGCCATCCGAATTCATGAAACCGGCCTTCGTCATCCTGTGCGCGTGGCTTTTTGCGGAAGCCGAACGACGGCCGGGGATTCCGGGCAGCCTTATTGCCATGATCCTCTTCGGCGCGATGGCCACGCTGCTCGTGGCACAGCCCGATCTTGGTCAGACGGTGTTGTTGGCGGGAACCTGGGGCGCGATGTTCTTCATCGCCGGTCTGTCCTGGCTGTGGATCATGGTGCTGGGCGGTATCGCCGCGGGCGGGATGGCAGGGGCCTATTTCGCGTTTCCGCATGTGGCGGCGCGCATAAATCGGTTTCTTACCGGTGAGGGCGACACATTTCAGGTCGATACCGGACGCGAAGCGATCATTCGCGGTGGCTGGTTCGGACAGGGGCCGGGGGAGGGTTCGGTCAAGCGCATCCTGCCGGACAGCCACACCGACTTCATATTCTCCGTTCTGGCCGAGGAATTCGGTATCGTGCTCTGCGGCGTTCTGGTCGCCGTGTTCGCTTTCATCGTGTTGCGGGGGTTGATGCGAGCGATGCGCGACCGCGATCCGTTCCAGCGTTTTGCCGTGAGCGGACTGGTCATCCTCATCGGGTTGCAATCGACGATCAACATCGCGGTCAATCTCCAGCTCATGCCGGCCAAGGGCATGACGCTTCCCTTTGTTTCCTATGGCGGCTCGTCCATGATCGCCGTAGCGATGACCGCAGGTATGGTTCTCGCGCTGACCAGGCGCAGGCCGGAAAGCCGGGCAGGGCGGGTGCAGTTCCATTCCGCCACCCGGTTCCGGCCAGCGGTATAG